One genomic region from Mesorhizobium terrae encodes:
- the rpsI gene encoding 30S ribosomal protein S9 produces MAELSSLAELGTVAQTAQPAAPVHVQKLDKSGRAYATGKRKDAIARVWVKPGSGKITVNDKEFGAYFARPVLQMILNQPIIAANRAGQYDIIATVTGGGLSGQAGAVRHGISKALTYYEPALRGVLKKGGFLTRDSRTVERKKYGKAKARRSFQFSKR; encoded by the coding sequence ATGGCTGAGCTTTCCTCGCTCGCAGAACTCGGCACCGTCGCGCAGACCGCGCAGCCGGCTGCTCCGGTCCACGTCCAGAAGCTCGACAAGTCGGGCCGCGCCTATGCCACCGGCAAGCGCAAGGACGCCATCGCCCGCGTCTGGGTGAAGCCCGGCTCCGGCAAGATCACTGTCAACGACAAGGAATTCGGCGCTTACTTCGCCCGTCCGGTCCTGCAGATGATCCTCAACCAGCCGATCATCGCGGCCAACCGCGCCGGCCAGTACGACATCATCGCCACCGTCACCGGCGGCGGCCTCTCCGGCCAGGCCGGTGCCGTGCGTCACGGCATCTCCAAGGCGCTGACCTATTACGAGCCGGCGCTGCGCGGCGTGCTCAAGAAGGGCGGCTTCCTGACCCGCGACAGCCGTACTGTCGAGCGTAAGAAGTACGGCAAGGCCAAGGCCCGTCGTTCGTTCCAGTTCTCGAAGCGCTAA
- the choX gene encoding choline ABC transporter substrate-binding protein produces the protein MRNFAIIVLIACGVATEAHAADPAGCKAVRMAEPGWNDLAFTTGVAHVLFEALGYEPKSDVLGINVIYEGMKNNDLDVFLGYWDPAMVTYYKPYKEDGSVETLKLNLVGAKYTFAVPAYVWDAGVRDFKDLHKFADKFGRKMYGIEPGSNQLMMDAIADPTLELASWEVVESSEAGMLSEVGYKIKEKQFIVFQGWAPHPMNVSYDLRYLTGGDKFYGPDLGAATVSTQTRKGYAAACPNVTKLLTNLTFNVALENAGMGYLINDGMAPTAAGRKAIAANPALLETWLAGVTTFDGQPALAAVKAKLGL, from the coding sequence ATGCGGAACTTCGCCATCATCGTCTTGATCGCCTGCGGCGTCGCCACCGAGGCCCACGCCGCCGATCCCGCCGGATGCAAGGCGGTTCGCATGGCGGAACCCGGCTGGAACGACCTCGCCTTCACCACCGGCGTGGCCCATGTCCTGTTCGAAGCCCTGGGCTATGAGCCGAAGAGCGATGTGCTGGGCATCAACGTCATCTACGAAGGCATGAAGAACAACGACCTGGACGTGTTCCTCGGCTACTGGGACCCGGCCATGGTGACCTACTACAAGCCCTACAAGGAGGACGGCTCGGTCGAGACCCTGAAGCTCAACCTCGTCGGGGCGAAATACACATTCGCCGTGCCGGCCTATGTCTGGGATGCAGGGGTCCGGGATTTCAAGGATCTGCACAAATTCGCCGACAAGTTCGGCCGCAAGATGTACGGCATCGAACCCGGCTCCAACCAGCTGATGATGGATGCCATTGCCGATCCCACGCTGGAACTCGCGAGCTGGGAAGTGGTGGAGTCCAGCGAAGCCGGCATGCTCTCGGAGGTCGGCTACAAGATCAAGGAAAAGCAGTTCATCGTCTTTCAGGGCTGGGCGCCGCATCCGATGAATGTCAGCTACGACCTGCGCTATCTGACCGGAGGCGACAAGTTCTACGGCCCCGATTTGGGCGCCGCGACGGTCTCCACCCAGACCCGAAAGGGCTATGCCGCCGCCTGCCCGAACGTCACGAAATTGCTGACGAACCTGACATTCAATGTGGCGCTGGAAAATGCCGGCATGGGCTACCTCATCAATGACGGCATGGCGCCAACCGCCGCGGGCCGCAAGGCGATCGCCGCGAACCCTGCACTGCTCGAGACCTGGCTTGCCGGCGTGACCACGTTCGACGGCCAGCCGGCACTGGCCGCGGTGAAGGCGAAGCTTGGCCTATGA
- a CDS encoding glycerophosphodiester phosphodiesterase family protein, which yields MRMAWLGAAVAAMLAAFPAVAADTGRAAQILERLHNANQWRDHVMVVAHRSGGLQAGKARFPENSLAAVEDAIAAGAEMVEVDVRRSKDGVLVIMHDSWLDRTTTCNGEVAERTLTEIKTCRLVIEAGRVATPETVSTLREFLSATRGRILVNVDNKLGTEALPAIIAEARDLGMANEVVVKENIWNDARIAEVGAALKAAGRGFQFMPIVADDAVRDPVFVAKVAGAFAVDAIELINWRNGAERLTETGGALFSTKVRAAAVRGDWHLWADTYAILNKPGGSLAGGRGDELAVAASLPAESWGFWAERGATIIQTDEPRAAIEWLTANGYRVPYGMARPQMPTTTASIN from the coding sequence ATGCGGATGGCGTGGTTGGGCGCGGCGGTGGCCGCGATGCTGGCGGCTTTTCCCGCGGTGGCGGCCGACACCGGCCGTGCCGCGCAGATCCTGGAGCGGCTGCACAACGCCAACCAGTGGCGCGACCATGTCATGGTCGTCGCCCATCGCTCCGGCGGGCTGCAGGCCGGTAAGGCACGGTTCCCGGAAAATTCGCTGGCCGCCGTCGAGGATGCAATCGCCGCTGGCGCCGAGATGGTCGAGGTCGATGTCCGTCGCTCGAAGGACGGCGTGCTGGTGATCATGCACGACAGCTGGCTCGACCGCACGACCACCTGCAACGGCGAGGTGGCGGAACGCACGCTGACCGAAATAAAGACATGCCGGCTGGTGATCGAGGCCGGCCGCGTCGCCACGCCAGAGACCGTCTCGACGCTACGCGAATTCCTATCGGCGACCCGGGGCCGCATCCTGGTCAATGTCGACAACAAGCTGGGCACCGAGGCGCTGCCGGCGATCATCGCCGAGGCGCGCGACCTCGGCATGGCCAATGAGGTCGTGGTCAAGGAAAACATCTGGAACGACGCCCGCATCGCCGAGGTGGGCGCGGCGTTGAAGGCGGCGGGACGCGGTTTTCAGTTCATGCCGATCGTTGCCGACGATGCCGTGCGCGATCCGGTTTTCGTCGCCAAGGTCGCCGGCGCCTTCGCCGTCGATGCGATCGAGCTGATCAACTGGCGCAACGGTGCCGAAAGGCTGACCGAAACCGGCGGCGCGCTGTTTTCGACAAAAGTGCGGGCGGCGGCCGTGCGCGGCGACTGGCATCTGTGGGCCGACACCTACGCCATCCTGAACAAGCCGGGCGGCTCTCTTGCCGGCGGGCGCGGCGACGAACTGGCGGTGGCGGCCAGCCTGCCGGCCGAGAGCTGGGGTTTCTGGGCCGAGCGCGGCGCCACCATCATCCAGACCGACGAGCCGCGCGCGGCGATCGAATGGCTGACCGCCAACGGCTATCGCGTGCCCTATGGCATGGCGCGACCGCAAATGCCGACGACGACGGCGAGCATCAACTGA
- the betI gene encoding choline-binding transcriptional repressor BetI has product MHDRPARLTRISEIRRKELRQAAFAVLQKEGVAGMTLEKVASHAGASKGIVLHYFRKKQELFEHTMREANAALRDAVVARLKRARTPMERLEAVIDGNFEPELFQPPTCHAWLSLCAEVPRDEKLKRIQKVIHARMHSNLMSGLSRLVAPEQARDIALGISALIDGLWLRLGLEAGSVDRDTAVAQVRGYLDLRLRALSAPV; this is encoded by the coding sequence ATGCATGATCGTCCAGCCAGACTCACCCGCATCAGCGAGATCCGCCGCAAGGAACTGCGGCAGGCAGCCTTTGCCGTTCTGCAAAAGGAGGGGGTGGCAGGCATGACGCTGGAAAAGGTTGCCAGCCACGCCGGTGCCTCGAAGGGCATCGTCCTGCACTACTTCCGCAAGAAGCAGGAACTCTTCGAGCACACCATGCGCGAGGCCAACGCCGCACTTCGCGATGCGGTCGTGGCGCGGCTGAAACGCGCGCGCACACCCATGGAGCGGCTCGAGGCGGTGATCGACGGCAATTTCGAGCCCGAGCTGTTCCAGCCGCCGACCTGTCACGCCTGGCTGTCGCTGTGTGCCGAGGTGCCGCGCGACGAAAAGCTGAAGCGCATCCAGAAGGTCATTCATGCCCGCATGCATTCAAACCTGATGTCGGGGCTGTCTCGTCTTGTGGCGCCTGAACAGGCGCGGGACATCGCCCTCGGTATCAGCGCCCTGATCGATGGGCTGTGGCTGCGCCTTGGCCTGGAGGCGGGCAGTGTCGACCGCGACACGGCTGTCGCACAGGTGAGGGGCTATCTCGATTTGCGGCTGAGGGCTCTGTCCGCGCCTGTCTGA
- a CDS encoding alpha/beta fold hydrolase, with protein sequence MTGTDAWLGRKRFVDAGGARIAYVEFEGAGPPLLLLHGFTDSSRSFSLITSQLAGRRLIIADLPGHGGSAPGHDGWTPADLARQMSAFMTALDMEPAVLVGHSLGSMVAIELAATRPGAFAGLVLLAATLQPELADDHPVVVGVNALRDPIDPNAPFFELWHHCHPGVPETFLARLAEEAAAMPAHRWRAILQALRDCDLTEQASRIDMPVLIISGADDDLFSKAHHEALAAAFPDAVAMRLADCGHNPHWDSPKRVAAAITQAFPATV encoded by the coding sequence ATGACAGGCACTGACGCGTGGCTGGGCCGCAAGCGCTTCGTCGACGCTGGCGGTGCCCGCATCGCCTATGTCGAATTCGAGGGGGCCGGCCCGCCGCTGCTCTTGCTGCACGGTTTTACCGACAGCAGCCGCAGCTTTTCGCTCATTACCTCGCAACTGGCGGGCCGTCGCCTCATCATCGCGGACCTGCCCGGCCATGGCGGCTCGGCGCCAGGCCATGATGGCTGGACGCCAGCCGATCTCGCCCGGCAGATGTCGGCCTTCATGACCGCCCTGGACATGGAGCCGGCCGTGCTGGTCGGACATTCGCTCGGATCGATGGTCGCGATCGAACTGGCGGCAACCCGACCTGGAGCGTTCGCAGGGCTCGTCCTGCTGGCGGCAACGTTGCAGCCCGAACTCGCCGATGATCACCCGGTCGTCGTTGGGGTGAACGCGTTGCGCGACCCTATCGACCCGAACGCTCCGTTCTTCGAGCTTTGGCATCACTGCCATCCAGGCGTGCCTGAGACATTTCTGGCGCGACTGGCCGAGGAGGCCGCCGCCATGCCGGCGCACAGGTGGCGTGCCATCCTGCAGGCTCTGCGCGACTGCGACCTGACCGAACAGGCGTCGCGCATCGACATGCCGGTCCTGATCATCAGCGGCGCGGACGACGATCTGTTCAGCAAGGCGCATCACGAAGCGCTGGCGGCCGCGTTTCCTGATGCGGTGGCGATGCGTCTTGCGGATTGCGGGCACAACCCGCACTGGGATTCGCCGAAACGGGTGGCAGCGGCCATCACGCAGGCATTTCCGGCCACGGTATAG
- a CDS encoding invasion associated locus B family protein, with amino-acid sequence MMSLNSKAFRLPLMVAGVAGVLGAGVPAASAQQQIPQGWFKACTKQEDVDICNVQNITTANNGQLITGVSLIDLRGKVNRKVFQVTVPTGRLVPPGIGLQIDAGKAQKLDYVICFPDRCVAEVPLTDQLVSSFKKGQQITLTSINFQNQPNPIKISLAGFGTAFDGPAMQQSDIEDRQKKLQEFVNKNNQDFSKKLKEEQDKAKTAN; translated from the coding sequence ATGATGAGCTTGAACAGCAAAGCTTTCCGCCTCCCGCTCATGGTTGCCGGCGTCGCCGGTGTGCTGGGTGCTGGCGTTCCGGCTGCATCCGCCCAGCAGCAGATCCCGCAGGGTTGGTTCAAGGCCTGCACCAAGCAGGAAGACGTCGACATCTGCAACGTGCAGAACATCACCACCGCCAACAACGGCCAGCTGATCACCGGCGTCAGCCTGATCGACCTGCGCGGCAAGGTGAACCGCAAGGTGTTCCAGGTCACCGTGCCGACCGGCCGTCTGGTGCCTCCCGGCATCGGCCTGCAAATCGACGCCGGCAAGGCGCAGAAGCTTGACTATGTCATCTGCTTCCCGGACCGCTGCGTGGCCGAAGTGCCGCTGACCGACCAACTGGTTTCGTCCTTCAAGAAGGGCCAGCAGATCACGCTGACCTCGATCAATTTCCAGAACCAGCCGAACCCGATCAAGATTTCGCTGGCTGGCTTCGGCACCGCCTTCGACGGCCCGGCCATGCAGCAGTCCGACATCGAGGACCGCCAGAAGAAGCTCCAGGAGTTCGTCAACAAGAACAACCAGGACTTCTCCAAGAAGCTCAAGGAAGAGCAGGACAAGGCCAAGACCGCCAACTGA
- a CDS encoding NAD(P)H-binding protein: MSKGKILVLAATGNVGAPLVAELLGKGEKVKAASRSATPALSAGAEAVRLDLSDPRGLEPALEGVDRIYAVSPTGYLDQVGLLGPVVEAAATRNIKVVLQTAIGVDASDAIPFRQLELRLERSGAPFVILRPNWFSDNFATYWAAGVQAGEIRVPAGEGKTSFIDARDIAAAAAGALTSDRHDGKAFALTGSKAYGYVEAAALLSNALGRTIQYRSVDDRTFVADTVRNGLSQGYAELLAAIFHPVAEGWVAAVTDSVELLSGKKPRSLEDSIGAIAGRLQARAA; this comes from the coding sequence ATGTCCAAAGGAAAAATCCTGGTTCTGGCTGCCACCGGCAATGTCGGCGCGCCGCTGGTGGCCGAACTCCTCGGCAAGGGCGAGAAGGTCAAGGCAGCGAGCCGCAGCGCCACGCCTGCTCTGTCCGCCGGTGCCGAAGCTGTGCGGCTGGACCTCAGCGACCCGCGCGGCCTGGAGCCGGCGCTGGAAGGCGTCGACCGCATCTATGCGGTGTCGCCGACCGGTTATCTCGACCAGGTCGGCCTGCTCGGCCCCGTCGTCGAAGCAGCCGCCACGCGCAACATCAAGGTCGTGTTGCAGACGGCGATCGGTGTCGATGCCTCGGACGCCATCCCGTTCCGGCAGCTGGAATTGCGGCTCGAACGCTCCGGCGCGCCGTTCGTCATTCTGCGGCCCAACTGGTTCAGCGACAATTTCGCGACCTATTGGGCGGCTGGCGTCCAGGCCGGCGAAATCCGCGTTCCCGCCGGCGAGGGCAAGACGAGCTTCATCGATGCCCGCGACATCGCCGCCGCCGCCGCCGGCGCGCTGACCAGCGACCGGCACGACGGCAAAGCCTTCGCGCTCACCGGTTCCAAGGCCTACGGTTATGTCGAGGCGGCCGCGCTGTTGTCGAACGCGCTCGGACGCACGATCCAATACCGTTCCGTCGACGACCGCACCTTCGTCGCGGATACCGTCCGCAACGGGTTGTCGCAGGGCTATGCCGAGCTTCTGGCCGCGATCTTTCATCCCGTCGCCGAGGGCTGGGTCGCCGCCGTCACCGACTCCGTCGAGCTTCTGTCCGGCAAAAAGCCGCGTTCGCTGGAGGATTCGATCGGCGCTATCGCGGGAAGGCTTCAGGCTCGAGCGGCGTGA
- a CDS encoding enoyl-CoA hydratase: MAEIVAIKTEPAGPVFAEQANGIARLTLASPPANALSLSVMAALQAELDRLRDDRSVRVIILAASGKVFCAGHDLKELTAHRGEADRGRAFFEKTFAACSALMQTIVHHPKPVIAAVDGLATAAGLQLVASCDLAIASHEATFCTPGVNIGLFCSTPMVALSRNVSRKQAMEMLLTGETIDATTAKDFGLVNRIVPREYLNQVVTKYAQTIASKSPLTIQTGKEAFYRQAEMGLSDAYAYAGRVMVDNMLARDAEEGISAFIGKRQPEWKGE; this comes from the coding sequence GTGGCCGAAATCGTCGCCATCAAGACCGAGCCTGCCGGGCCCGTGTTTGCCGAACAGGCCAATGGCATCGCAAGGCTGACGCTGGCGAGCCCGCCGGCCAATGCGCTGTCGCTTTCGGTGATGGCCGCCCTGCAGGCCGAGCTCGACCGGCTGCGCGACGATCGTTCCGTGCGTGTCATCATCCTGGCCGCCTCGGGCAAGGTGTTCTGCGCCGGGCATGATCTCAAGGAACTCACCGCGCATCGCGGCGAAGCCGACCGGGGCAGGGCGTTTTTCGAAAAGACCTTCGCCGCCTGCTCGGCGCTGATGCAGACTATCGTGCATCATCCGAAGCCCGTGATCGCGGCGGTCGACGGGTTGGCCACCGCCGCCGGCCTGCAACTGGTCGCAAGCTGCGACCTGGCGATAGCCTCGCACGAGGCGACCTTCTGCACGCCGGGCGTCAACATCGGCCTGTTCTGCTCGACGCCGATGGTGGCGCTGTCGCGCAACGTCTCGCGCAAGCAGGCGATGGAAATGCTTTTAACCGGCGAGACCATCGATGCCACCACCGCCAAGGATTTCGGTCTCGTCAACCGCATCGTGCCGCGCGAATACTTGAATCAGGTCGTGACCAAATACGCGCAAACCATTGCTTCGAAATCGCCTTTGACCATCCAAACCGGCAAGGAAGCCTTCTACCGTCAGGCGGAAATGGGGCTTTCAGACGCCTATGCCTATGCTGGCCGCGTGATGGTGGACAACATGCTGGCGCGCGATGCGGAAGAAGGCATCAGCGCCTTCATCGGCAAGCGGCAGCCGGAGTGGAAGGGCGAGTGA
- a CDS encoding O-acetylhomoserine aminocarboxypropyltransferase — translation MSQRAPGFNTLAVHAGAKPDPATGARATPIYQTTSYVFDDADHAASLFGLKAFGNIYTRIMNPTQAVLEERVAALEGGTAALAVASGHAAQLLVAHTLLKSGENFVAARRLYGGSINQFGHAFKNFGWEVRWGDTSDLSTFEKQIDEKTKFIFTESLANPNGEFVDIEALGELARKHGIPLVVDNTLATPYLMRPIEHGADIVVHSLTKFIGGHGNSIGGVIVDGGTFDWSKSGKYPMLSEPRPEYGGLVLHETFGNFAFAIATRVLGLRDFGPAISPFNAFLILTGLETLPLRMQRHCDNAAAVAAWLSKHPKVSWVSYPGLPTDKNNALQKRYSPLGAGAAFTFGLKGGYDSGVKFVEGLELFSHLANIGDTKSLVIHPASTTHRQLSDEQKVAAGAGPDTVRLSVGIENIEDIIADLEQALAKA, via the coding sequence ATGAGCCAGCGCGCACCCGGTTTCAACACGCTCGCGGTTCACGCCGGCGCCAAACCCGATCCGGCCACCGGCGCCCGCGCCACGCCGATCTACCAGACCACCTCCTATGTCTTCGACGATGCCGACCACGCCGCCTCGCTGTTCGGCCTGAAGGCGTTCGGCAACATCTACACCCGCATCATGAACCCGACGCAGGCGGTGCTGGAGGAGCGCGTCGCCGCACTCGAAGGCGGCACGGCCGCACTTGCCGTGGCGTCCGGCCATGCCGCGCAGTTGCTGGTGGCGCATACCTTGCTCAAGTCGGGCGAGAATTTCGTCGCCGCGCGCCGGCTTTACGGCGGTTCGATCAACCAGTTCGGCCATGCCTTCAAGAATTTCGGCTGGGAAGTGCGCTGGGGCGACACCAGCGATCTCTCGACCTTCGAAAAGCAGATCGACGAGAAGACCAAATTCATCTTCACCGAGAGCCTGGCCAACCCGAACGGCGAATTCGTCGACATCGAGGCGCTCGGCGAGCTGGCCCGCAAGCACGGCATTCCGCTCGTCGTCGACAACACGCTGGCCACGCCCTATTTGATGCGGCCGATCGAGCACGGCGCCGACATCGTCGTCCATTCGCTGACCAAGTTCATCGGCGGCCACGGCAATTCGATCGGCGGCGTCATCGTCGACGGCGGCACCTTCGACTGGTCGAAGTCCGGCAAATATCCGATGCTGTCCGAGCCGCGCCCCGAATATGGCGGGCTGGTGCTGCACGAAACCTTCGGCAATTTCGCCTTCGCCATCGCCACCCGCGTGCTTGGCCTGCGCGATTTCGGCCCGGCGATCTCGCCCTTCAACGCCTTCCTGATCCTGACCGGGCTGGAGACGCTGCCGCTCAGAATGCAGCGCCATTGCGACAACGCCGCCGCCGTCGCCGCCTGGCTGTCAAAGCATCCGAAAGTGTCCTGGGTGTCTTATCCCGGCTTGCCGACTGACAAGAACAACGCCCTACAGAAGCGCTATTCGCCGCTTGGCGCCGGTGCCGCGTTCACCTTCGGCCTCAAGGGCGGCTACGATTCCGGCGTCAAGTTCGTCGAGGGGCTGGAACTGTTCTCGCACCTCGCAAATATCGGCGACACCAAGTCGCTGGTCATCCACCCCGCCTCGACCACACACCGCCAGCTCTCCGACGAGCAGAAGGTGGCGGCCGGCGCCGGCCCGGACA
- a CDS encoding CoA-binding protein, protein MKHDTYDNAYIAGILNSVKTIAMVGASANDVRPSWFVLKYMLAKGFSVFPINPGHAGKEILGRLTYARLADIPEPIDMVDIFRAPAAVPGIVDEVLALDPLPKVIWMQLGVRHDEAAAKAEAAGIKVVMNRCPKIEYGRLSGEIGWTGVNSGVLSSKRPIMRSGFQSFGVRQK, encoded by the coding sequence ATGAAACACGATACCTATGACAACGCCTACATCGCCGGCATCCTGAATTCGGTGAAGACCATCGCCATGGTCGGCGCCTCGGCCAACGACGTGCGGCCGAGCTGGTTCGTGCTGAAATACATGCTGGCCAAGGGTTTTTCGGTGTTCCCGATCAATCCCGGCCATGCCGGCAAGGAAATCCTCGGCCGTTTGACCTATGCCAGGCTGGCCGACATCCCCGAGCCGATCGACATGGTCGACATTTTCCGCGCCCCTGCGGCGGTGCCCGGCATCGTCGACGAGGTGCTGGCGCTCGACCCGCTGCCCAAGGTGATCTGGATGCAGCTTGGCGTGCGCCACGACGAGGCGGCCGCCAAGGCGGAAGCCGCCGGCATCAAGGTGGTGATGAACCGCTGCCCCAAGATCGAATATGGCCGCCTGTCCGGCGAGATCGGCTGGACCGGCGTCAATTCCGGCGTGCTGTCGTCCAAAAGGCCGATCATGCGTTCCGGGTTCCAGAGTTTCGGCGTGCGCCAGAAGTAA
- a CDS encoding GNAT family N-acetyltransferase codes for MKNSPVLDIRPNTVWHVEEACRQAWPAAVEQLADGWLLRRSGGGIRRTNSANPLAGERHCDAGLIDRVETFYRGFRQMPVFRLTDFTREISTELDRRGYTIEASTRTLLALLAGQSALDAEATVVTTEPTESWFDLRDRLAKDPLIFRDMVASIGLPKAFASSRAGGRTASIAYGVLCHGMLVVESVATHPDHRGKGLARRTVGALMNWAQGAGADKACLQVVADNHPALAVYRALGFNTELYSYHYRFAPDAA; via the coding sequence ATGAAAAACAGCCCCGTCCTCGATATCCGGCCCAACACCGTCTGGCATGTCGAGGAGGCGTGCCGGCAGGCATGGCCGGCGGCGGTCGAGCAACTTGCCGACGGCTGGCTGCTCAGGCGTTCGGGCGGCGGCATCCGGCGCACTAATTCAGCCAACCCGCTTGCCGGCGAGCGCCATTGCGATGCCGGTCTGATCGACCGCGTCGAGACCTTCTATCGCGGCTTTCGCCAAATGCCGGTGTTTCGCCTCACCGATTTCACCCGCGAGATTTCCACCGAGCTCGACCGGCGCGGCTACACCATCGAGGCCAGCACGCGCACGCTGCTTGCCTTGCTGGCCGGCCAATCCGCGCTGGATGCCGAGGCTACTGTCGTGACCACGGAGCCGACCGAAAGCTGGTTCGACCTGCGCGACCGGCTGGCCAAGGACCCGCTGATTTTCCGCGACATGGTGGCATCGATCGGCCTGCCCAAGGCCTTCGCTTCATCGCGCGCCGGCGGGCGCACCGCCTCCATCGCCTATGGCGTACTCTGCCATGGCATGCTGGTGGTCGAATCGGTCGCCACTCATCCCGATCATCGCGGCAAGGGGCTCGCCAGGCGCACGGTCGGCGCGCTGATGAACTGGGCGCAAGGCGCCGGCGCCGACAAGGCCTGCCTGCAGGTTGTGGCCGACAACCATCCGGCTCTTGCGGTTTACCGGGCGTTGGGCTTCAACACCGAACTCTACAGCTATCACTACCGCTTCGCACCGGATGCAGCATGA
- a CDS encoding winged helix-turn-helix transcriptional regulator yields MRKYDVYAENCPTRLLLDHIADKWTALVLWKISREPVRFNQLRRDVEGISTKVLSQTLKRLGRDGLILREVFPTVPVTVEYSITPLGRTLSEKLSTITEWAEANIDAVLAAQDRFDRDCACADNAVTANGAKRGLIQPAGMR; encoded by the coding sequence ATGCGCAAATACGATGTCTATGCCGAGAATTGCCCGACAAGGCTCCTGCTCGACCACATCGCCGACAAATGGACGGCACTTGTGTTGTGGAAGATCTCGCGGGAGCCGGTGCGCTTCAACCAGTTGCGGCGCGACGTCGAGGGCATCTCGACCAAGGTGCTGTCGCAGACGCTGAAACGGCTCGGCCGCGACGGGCTGATCCTACGTGAGGTCTTCCCCACAGTGCCGGTGACGGTGGAGTATTCGATCACCCCGCTTGGCAGGACGCTTTCGGAGAAGCTCTCCACCATCACGGAATGGGCCGAAGCCAACATCGATGCGGTGCTGGCGGCGCAGGATCGCTTCGACCGAGATTGCGCCTGCGCCGACAATGCGGTCACGGCCAATGGTGCCAAACGCGGGCTCATCCAGCCCGCCGGGATGAGGTAA
- the rplM gene encoding 50S ribosomal protein L13: MATFSQKPADVVKKWVLIDAEGLVVGRLASIVANILRGKNKPTFTPHVDDGDNVIIINADKVAFTGKKYTDKVYYWHTGHPGGIKERTARQLLEGRFPERVVEKAVERMIPRGPLGRRQMKNLRVYAGAEHPHTAQQPVTLDVGALNAKNKRA, from the coding sequence ATGGCAACCTTTTCGCAGAAGCCTGCGGACGTGGTGAAGAAGTGGGTGCTGATCGATGCCGAGGGTCTCGTCGTCGGCCGTCTCGCCTCCATCGTCGCCAACATCCTCCGCGGCAAGAACAAGCCCACCTTCACGCCCCATGTCGACGATGGCGACAACGTCATCATCATCAACGCCGACAAGGTCGCGTTCACCGGCAAGAAGTACACCGACAAGGTCTACTACTGGCACACCGGCCACCCCGGCGGCATCAAGGAGCGCACCGCGCGCCAGCTGCTCGAAGGCCGTTTCCCGGAGCGCGTCGTCGAGAAGGCGGTTGAACGCATGATCCCGCGCGGCCCGCTCGGCCGTCGCCAGATGAAGAACCTCCGCGTCTATGCTGGCGCCGAGCATCCGCACACCGCCCAGCAGCCTGTGACGCTCGACGTCGGCGCGCTGAACGCCAAGAACAAGAGGGCTTGA
- a CDS encoding PaaI family thioesterase, with translation MPKQDNLKPVLTAQEVNALLKSVYPQLNNDLQAYEAVDVFPGGCTVRLNADERHLRPGGTVSGPCLFTLADIGGYVCVLSHAGPDALSVTTNLNINFMRKAEAGPIDGHCRILKLGKNLMVYDIDIVAGGHTIAHATGTYSIPPKR, from the coding sequence ATGCCGAAGCAGGACAATCTGAAGCCAGTGCTGACGGCGCAAGAGGTCAATGCATTGCTGAAATCAGTCTATCCGCAACTCAACAACGACCTTCAGGCCTATGAGGCGGTCGACGTCTTTCCCGGCGGCTGCACGGTCAGGCTCAACGCCGACGAAAGACACCTGCGCCCCGGCGGCACGGTGTCCGGCCCCTGCCTGTTCACGCTGGCCGACATCGGCGGTTATGTCTGCGTGCTCTCGCATGCCGGGCCGGACGCGCTGTCCGTCACCACCAATCTCAACATCAACTTCATGCGCAAGGCCGAGGCCGGGCCGATCGACGGCCATTGCCGTATCCTGAAGCTCGGCAAGAACCTGATGGTCTACGACATCGATATCGTCGCCGGCGGCCACACGATCGCGCACGCGACCGGCACCTATTCGATCCCGCCGAAGCGCTGA